A genomic window from bacterium includes:
- the nadC gene encoding carboxylating nicotinate-nucleotide diphosphorylase, with translation MNQHLTIHPVLRTQIKHAIEEDLGFGDVTTLSTVPAEQIGRGYVRAKSEGVLAGQLVFNEVFRQINPQIKLEWSAKDGDTLEKGQICLHFTGSMRSILIAERTALNFIQRMSGIATLTRHFTEKIKHTSAQILDTRKTTPLWRELEKYAVRCGGGSNHRIGLYDMFLIKDNHITAAGGIGAAIEKAIEYNRQNNLHLSIEVETKNLDEVREALRYQVQRIMLDNMTIETMREAAAIINKRCETEASGNVSLDTVQAIAETGVDFISIGALTHSAPALDLSLLVE, from the coding sequence ATGAATCAACATCTTACGATACACCCTGTTTTACGTACGCAAATCAAACACGCTATCGAAGAAGATCTCGGTTTTGGTGATGTAACGACACTCTCTACCGTGCCGGCCGAACAAATCGGACGCGGTTATGTACGTGCCAAGTCGGAAGGCGTATTAGCCGGGCAACTTGTTTTCAATGAAGTCTTTCGCCAAATCAATCCTCAAATCAAACTGGAATGGTCTGCCAAAGACGGTGATACGCTTGAAAAAGGTCAAATCTGCCTGCATTTTACCGGCAGCATGCGGTCTATTCTTATTGCGGAGCGCACGGCGCTTAATTTTATCCAGCGAATGAGCGGTATCGCCACATTGACACGGCATTTTACGGAAAAAATAAAACACACATCGGCGCAAATTTTAGATACGCGTAAAACTACACCGCTTTGGCGGGAACTCGAAAAATACGCCGTACGATGCGGCGGGGGTTCCAATCATCGCATCGGTTTGTACGATATGTTTTTGATCAAAGATAATCATATCACTGCCGCCGGGGGCATCGGTGCAGCCATAGAAAAAGCCATTGAATACAACCGCCAAAATAACTTACATTTGTCCATTGAGGTTGAAACCAAAAATTTGGATGAAGTGCGCGAAGCATTGCGTTATCAGGTTCAGCGCATCATGCTCGACAATATGACAATCGAAACCATGCGTGAAGCGGCTGCAATAATCAATAAAAGATGTGAAACCGAAGCGTCCGGTAATGTTTCCCTTGATACGGTACAAGCCATCGCCGAAACCGGCGTGGATTTTATTTCCATAGGTGCTCTGACACACTCGGCGCCGGCACTTGATCTTTCACTTTTAGTAGAATAA
- the ybeY gene encoding rRNA maturation RNase YbeY, protein MITITNTHKHRRVPKQRIIALTKMILRKESQRNLEHFHFVFLDNVTMRRYNKKFLKHDYPTDTITFDLSANRHAPLEGECYISLDQAVMQAKEYGVTYTNEVLRLCAHCVLHLLGYHDDTDQQRSRMIRRGDHYLTLLEKQ, encoded by the coding sequence ATGATCACGATAACCAATACCCACAAGCATCGGCGCGTCCCAAAACAACGTATTATCGCTTTGACGAAAATGATCCTGCGAAAAGAATCGCAAAGAAATTTGGAACATTTTCACTTTGTTTTTTTAGATAACGTTACGATGCGGCGTTACAATAAAAAATTTTTGAAGCACGATTACCCCACCGATACGATTACTTTTGATCTTAGTGCAAACCGTCACGCCCCGCTGGAAGGTGAATGTTATATCAGTTTAGACCAGGCCGTGATGCAAGCTAAGGAGTACGGCGTCACTTATACCAATGAAGTTTTACGACTTTGCGCGCACTGCGTCCTGCATCTCTTGGGCTATCATGACGATACCGACCAACAGCGTTCCCGTATGATCCGGCGCGGCGATCACTATCTTACTTTACTGGAAAAACAATGA